CTTTAATGCAGCAAATAAGCTGGGAAAATGGCTCTGCTTCTACGGCCAAGGAATGACATGGGTCCCCTGGGGATGAcacagcaggaagcagatggAACTTAGCACAGTGGCCACAATACAGCACATGAACTGGCTGCCTGCTGTGGAGCTGTGAGTGAGCtgcttagagaaacagaaatattatcttttcaaaaactgtgTTTGGTTGAAATGGGGACCCAGTGGCCACTGGGGCTTAACATACATCTCATAACTGACATCATCCACAGTGTAGTGTGGGGGTGTTTTAGGGTGGAGGGAGACACTGTCAAACGTGGCCGagcagtcctccttccttcactctgaCATGAACGCTCGGGGCCCACGATGACATGAGTTCCTCCCTCAACTCAGGCAGGTCCAGCAGGTGAACTGCAGAGACCTGGGCCACAGGGCGTCTCCCAGGTGTCAGGCTCACCAGACCTGGGTGGGACTGGAAGCCAAGAATGTGAGGAGGTGGCGCAGgggtccctctcccctgcctgcctgtccctctcAGCTCAGCCTCACCTGCTGTGTCCCTAAACCACATTGCATGTGGGCACCATGGAGGCTCATCACCCCAGCCAGAGTCATGACCTTGACCTTCCCATGTTCAGTTAGTGGAACACAACCACAGCTCAACCGTTTCAGGTCAACACACAGAGCTACAGAACAAGGTTTCATAAAGGTGCTCTGGATCCTTGTCCTGTGCAGCATGTGaatgaaatgaccaaaaatgtaaaacctgccATGAGGTTGACAAGTCTTTTCAATAGAGATGGTCACGTCATGTATTCAAGCACCTGCACATGAACTAGTTTAATCACTGATGGCTGGGAAAGGGAACACAAGGGAGTAGAAAGAAATCCATTAGCAGCAAATATGAAGTTTAATGTTCAGTGAGAGGAAGTAACAACCCAAAGCACCCCCCACACGGGAGGACATAGGTGGTGGGAGGTCACACGTGACGCAGGTACAAGGAGAGACACAGCCCCCTGTGAGACGACTGAAGCCAACGTAACCCTGGAATGCAGCAGGGACACTCAGACAGGACAGAATTTTGTTCTATACTTTCTAATGGATTTGGAGGGATGGGAGAAGATGCAGAGAAGAAAGTCACgagagatttacatttttacatcGCAAAAGTTTGACgttatttaatttaggaaaagtcATAAGATCTGTTTTCATGGTAAAGAAATGGTTGGGTGACTACACaaccatgaaggaaataaaactggggGGGAAACTGTTCCTACCTAGATATTTCCATACAGACATGGGAATGGACAAGAGGAAACGTGCTGagatttactgagaaatgaagggGTCTGTGGCATGAGCACGTGTCTACACCACTCTGGAGCATGGCTGCTCAGGGGGTGTCCCCATCAGTGGTGTCCCCTTTAGGCCAGACCACCTGGCTTATGCATCGACATGGCCCAggcacctggggggcagggctccTAACATTCCGTGCACCCGCACAGAATTCTGTTATGGCGACCGAAGACCGTTACGTGGCTTGCTGAGCTCCACTGGCTCACTTTTCTTGGGCTCTGAGCTATAGTCAGTGACTTCAGCTCTGAGCTCCGGTGTCCTGAGCCTGATTGACTACAAAGTGAAGGACTGTTGAGTGCTGTGGGGTGTGGATCACGTTTTTCCAATAGTAAGTGAAGAAGTCCAGTGTTGGTCCTCCCTCAGTCCTGATGAAAcctattggatttgatttgttgtTCACCCACCGTGTGTTTGGGTTTCTTCTCCCCAGTCCCAGGCTGTGCCTCTCCTGCCACAGCGGCCAGCATGGCAGGGTCCCTCTGCTCtctgtccaggcagagggcacagatgGACATCTGGGAACAAAACAGGGAACTGCGCTCCCAGCTGGTGGAGGCTAAACAGCAGGTTCTGGACCTCAGGGAGAAACTGAACATTTCCGAATCAACTGCTTTCTCCCTGGCCAACCAGCTGCAGAAATACAGTAAGTTCTGTAGGTTCACCATGTTCAGTGACAGATGGTTGTGTGTATTCTCTCTGAGGAAATAAAGTTTCTAGACTTggtgcttctcttccctttatcaaaataaatttcatcctGCTATATTCCcaagaagggaaaagggggtaTTTTAACCCTGTTTTTctgaggatggagaaactgaggcacacagagtttGGCCATGATTCCAGGTGAGGAGTAGGGTGGGGCATGAGgtaaaatgtcagttatttatttctgcagCTTCCAAGGAAGTGCCTGTGATTTGGGCACAAGCTACACCTGTTTTTCTTAGGAGCCTGTGTACTGCACAAAATCCTGCAGTCACATAACGTCACTGTGGTTGTAATTTCTGGGACTGATGAGCTTCCGTTCAATTGTGGTGAGGCCCAACAGGAAAGCACTGAGCTGCCCCCTGGGGAAGGTTGGGAtggacacagcccctgcttcaGAGGAGCTTCCAGAGGAGTGTGCTCCTAATGGCAGTTGTGACAATCCTTAGTGACCCTGTCCAGGGGGCTGACCCTGGTGGGAGAGAAGCTCTGCATCCTGGGACACCAGTTCTACTTTGAGTCTAAGACAGTCATTTGAAACTTAGCTGGAAGGTAGATGGTGCTTCTGGTTATGTCAGGGACACTTTCCCACCCCTGTGTGTCCCCTGAGCTGGGGAACCTTCAGGGACACAGGACAGCCAGCAGGTGCAGGTGGACCATGATGGCCTGATCTAGCAGATGTTGGCCCACGTGTGAACAAGGGACgaggaggacagcagcagcccctgtgacaagcaaagcagtgtgtgggatgggccccctcccccaccccagtgcgcCTGGCCACTGCCAGCCCTTGTCCTGCCCAGAAAGAGAAGCCTGAGCGACTGAggggtcctgggagcagggcacGCGCACAGCAGCAGGATTGGAAGGAACCTCGCAACTCTGAGGCTGAGCTTGCatccttttcctccaaattattttccaataaatcagaggattatttttaatcaaaaggaattaaagagaagattaaaaattgaAGCCTGTTATGGAGGTGAAGAGATGAGTTCTGGGAAAGGACAAACTGTGTTTTATTAACACCTTTCCATCTAATCATAACATAAGCATGTGAAATACTGTGAAGAGGAAGAACATGGAAGAAGGCTGAAGACCACGTGTacagcagggaccctgggaatGTCTCCGGGCACCAATGCAAGTTGTTTGTCTAtggtgtgcctcagtttcctcctctgtttacATGGTGCTATTGTATCACCTATTAATTGGAGTTGCAATGATACATTCATTAATTCCTGTGTCGCTTTTACAGCAGAGCCTGACAAGAGGAGCCACTGTGAGCTCGCAGGTCTCTCACTTCCAGTGTGACCCGAGCCTCACTAGCGTGTGGGAATTTTCTCTCGGGTCCTCGTGGTCTAACGCCTGATGTTTCCCACAGGCGCATCCGGATGCGATTTCCACCTGTGAGAGGCTGGTGCActctttgcattcccagcacgaGGGACCCACAAATCGTGGGGTCCTCGGGGCCTTCCTAGCTGTGCAGGTGTCACTGCATCGTGCCCAGTTCAGTGATTTCCGTCACAGGCTGCAGCTTGGTCACGAGGCCCGTGATCAGAGTCAGACCTTGGGGGAGAGAACTCTGACTGTCCTAAATCCCAATTCGATTTTTGCCAAGTACCTTTATGTGCCTTTCagcttctccttcctcatcttgcaATAGGAATTCTCAATGCCATGGAGACGGGAGGGTGAGAATTAAAGGTGTAGAAATCCCCACATAAGACCTGGGACTGCGGACACTTTGGTCCCTTGGAGggaccctgccacctcccctgtggGCAGTGGCCACAGCTTCCCACTGAGGCCAGCGTGTGTATCTTTCTCAGAGTGTGGCAAGTTCAGGGATGTCCTGGAGTCCgtgctgggggtgaggctggacttctgggaggaggagtgggcagAGATGCCGACCCTGGAGGACAAGCTCAGGTAAGGCTGCTGTGTGTGGGGCAGACAGGGGGACGTGTGAGTCTCTGATgtgggcagctcagctgggacATCTAAGAGCCCACCTTGCCAGGGCAATGGCAGGAATGCACGAGGCCGGCATGTTTTTcacagatattaataaaacaagatgaaaacaaaattaaggaTGTATTCTGGCCCACAACTGTGACTCAGAGCCAGGTTTTCTCCTTCCAAACAAGAAGTTGTTAGGGTGAAAGTCACGTAACATAAAGGTAACCAAAGGACAGTGACAACTCAGCAGCATTGAGTGTAGTCACACTGCGCATTCAGGTGATGGAaacactaaaagccccgactcCACACTGTGCGATATATCCCTGTGACAACACTGCACTTGGGCCCGTCACAGACATACAATTAAAACTTTACAGTGTTGTGCAGTCATCGTCCCATTCACTCTGAATCACACTCACCCTGACTGAATGTGGCTTCTGAGACTGTTACCCAAAGAACATTGTCCCCTTGGCCTGGTTATCCTCTGTCTTTCATGCTTTCAACTGGCCCCAGCTGGAGCTGGCACATTGCTTCCTGTGGCTGCGTGTCCAGTCACAGCAGAACGTGCTGGGTGTGTCTTCACATGGAAAAGGCCTTGGCCACAGTGAGGGACTGAGGGACACCGTTGTGAAGCCGATTCAGGAAGACACCTGGCTCCTCtacagaaggaaacaggaagggagCATCAAGGATCTCACAGGGACACTCTGTGATGCACGGGAGGCTTTCCCtgcacattcttctctctctttgccacaAGCAGGTCACCAAATACGTGCTAGAATTGCActtggaaggcttcctggggacacCTTCACAGAACTGTCTGCTACTGTGCATATACTCTATTGTCAACTGtgccttttcatatttgcttttgttcccacCATAGGGAAGCCAACAGGCTCATTGACCAGCAGGCCCGAGAGCTGACCCGATTGAGGCAGGTGTTGTGAGAGGGGAGAGATGGCTCATTTCTCCTCAAGCAGCACCTGCAGGCCATCCTCCTCCAGGACAATCCTGACAGCTGCCAGGGCCAAGACCTCCGTGAGCACCTGGCAGAGGGGCGCAGGCTGGCAGAGCACCTTGCCCGCACGCTCAGCCCAGGTGAGTGGCCACAGGCCCTCAGGACTCTGAGCTGCTCCCAGGTGCCAGCTCGCAAGACACTCCACTCACAATGTGGCTCTTCACCCAGCTGTCCTGGTTTGCACGTCACATTTATGGCCACGACAGGATCAGGGCTGGCCAGCGGGAGCAGAGGACAGAATACTCAGGGTGGAGGTCCCAATGTCcccactctgtccttcctcctgatGCACCATGGCCTTgaacttatcaattcttttttcatgggttttgcttttgtgtgttgtGTCCAAGGACCCAAATCTAGGTGACCAATcccaaggatttgttctgtaaaattgcattcagtcaaaaggccacactcaaggatctggaaagacacatgtggccccaaggttCCCCACTCCTCAGTGGACCTTATACATATGTAATTAGCTTCATacttaagaatgtcttttttgaGCTACCTTAAATCGCATTGTGTATTAATTTGAAATTCCAGCTCTTCATTGCTGATATTTAACTCATCAATTGATTGCATATATTAGctctgtatcctgcaaccttgctaccAATGGCTTATTCATTCCAGAAGCATTTTGTTGGTGCCCTCATTGctaattctttgggattttttaatatagacattagcttttatttcctttctttgtcttattgAAACAATTAGACCTTCCAGTGTGATGCTCAGTAGGAGTACACTTCTGAGGGTTTGGGCACTTCTGTGACTGCAACTgcctattgttttatttctcaaatttctgcagACTCATACTCCAGCAATTGGTCAATTATGCCTTAGGTTTTCTTACCATAGAAACGGTCCACATGTAGAGATATCTGCTGGTGTTTGTAGGGGTAGTGTGGAGCTACTCAATGTCTGACtggacatttctgaatttctatgcaGAAAACCACGAAgatcaggaggaggagaaggaagaagaaccaCCAGCCCCCAGGTAGCAATGAGCAAGCACggcctggaggagggtgggtaaAATATGGGAGGGCCCAGTTGCACTGGTCAAGGTGTCAAAGTAGCCACAAATTTCACAGCAAAGGTGTGTGAAAACTGTTTGTTCTTTGATGACATTCTCACAACCAGTGAAAAATTCCTTCCATTAACAAGGTTGTTCACTGTCTTCAAGGCATTTCCCATTAACTAGGAGAAAAAGTCAGTCTTAAGGATTTCTACAATCACAGATTCTACCTGTTCTCCCTCCCATGGCTGAACTCAGTATGAGATGCCCATCTGCTTTCTGTGTGGTTGGCCTTCAAATGTTGGAAGTGACTCCGTAGCAGGGGATATGAGCAGACTGAAATATTTGCACCATGTCACCATATTGCTAGACAGGGTCCTAGAAGGCACAAGAGCTCCTGACCTACACTGTCAGGAGCCTGTGCCCACTGTGCTGCTGCGGGAACAGTCAACATGGTCcacgcaggaggctgagccactgCGTGGTTCTCTGTGTGTGCTGCCTGCCAACACGGTACCAAGGGGACAGTGTCCCTTTCCTCACCATCTCCTTAAGTGGCCAGTGCACAGAGCACTTGCTCCTCTCTCACTCCTGCCCTCGAGGCTCCCACATTCTTCCTTTATCATAACAGGatagctttctttctcttcaaaatgaaAGCCCCTTGCACTCTGTGGCCAGTCCTTCATGCCTGTCATCAGCACCGCCTTGGATCTGGTGTCCAGTCCCTCTTGGTTTGGTCCTATTCTTTATCCCACGAGGTTGAGCAGtgtggagcaggaggagaaggtgaATGGAGTCCTGCAGAGCCAGTTGGGTGAAGGCCACCTGACTTCTGCCAGTCACCGTGACCTGTGTGACACCGACCAGCCTCCCTGCACCGGTGCCATCCTGTTTGATGAGCAGGGAGTCTCCAGGGCACTGGATGCAGCTAGTGAGTGCTCTGTTATAAGGGAACGACTCCACATTGTCCTGTGGGTAGGCTCCGTGCCTGCTGGGCTCCATGGCAGGTTCAGGGTGGTGAACACAGGGCTCACAGAGTAGGGAGACTGAAGAAATTGTGACAAACCACAGCCACCACTGacgcatgtgcacacaggtgTCTGCAGGAGTCCATTCTTTGCAGATGGGATGTCTGTTGTCTCCTGCAATGTCCTTTCTAAATGCTGATCCGAACAGCGTACTCTGAGCATTAGTGACTGTCTGACTGGGTGGATATTCTTGCCTATGTCTTTGGAGATAGTGTTGACTCCTCAACTCTAGACCACggtctctctcttctctatgtTGACCTGTCCTTGATAAATGGCCGTCTATCCACCAGAATACAAACACCTCTTGAATGAGTCTGGAATTATCCCTGAAAACAGGGCAGGGCCCTTGACACCCTCCGTATCCTTGAATGAAAAGTATCCTGTTCTCTAAGTAGCAGCAAAGATCTTTCCTATTTGAGGGTATGGAGATTGCACCCACCATCTGATCTCAGTGGATCATCCCATCTGTACCCATAGCAACCACAGCAGCTGATGGACTAAAGACGGCATCTTGTAGCCACATGTCTAGAGCCACTAGGCAAGCTCTTCCTGTTCACtgggaaaatatgtttcattgtTTGCCCAGACACAGGACAGAGGACAGTGTGACACTAATGGACCAATTCAGGGACAGTCTGCCCAGGGACTCAGAACAGGAAGCCTAGCCGCTTCTCAGAAGACATAGCCTGAGGCCTTCtggaatattctccagggaaAACTGATCTCACACCAGCAGTACTTTCCTCCATGCATTACACAGGCCCCTGGGTTTGTGTTGACCATGAGGCAAGTACCTGTGGTGACTGGTCCTGTCTGACTGTATTTGCAGCAACTCGAGGTGACAGCAACACACAGGAAGGACAAGAGCCCATGGAGACTGGGTGAGTGTGACAGTCATGAGCCATGAGCGCCACAGCACCCCCTGGAGATCTCgctccagggagcagcagagggtgCAGCCTAGATCCCCTCACCCGGCCTGCCTGGCAAGATGCGTCTGTCGACCTGGTGGTTCTTACACTGGTTTCTACTTCCCACCAATTTCTCCAGTTTAATAAGCTGGAGTCCTGTGACCCGAGGTGAGCTAAGCAGTCTCAGGTGTCCCTGCACTCAGGGtgaccacctccctctcccatggGAGGTGACCAGGAGGACAGGCGCAGCTTCTCTCTGCAAGGGTGGCCTTAGGTTGTTGGCAGGGATTCCACAGCAGGTAGTATacggagacaagaaagaaaaagaaaaatgtcacatcaTTTCCCAGTACTGAGAGAACAAGGCCTAGAAGGCCCGAGATCTCCTAAAGGCCACGCTGCCTCAGGTGCGTCTattccctgcagctgggcagggagagcgggACTCAAACGCACAGCAGCTGCGGCAAGTGCTGCGGGTCGCTGCGCTGCGTGTCCTGATTGCCCCGTGCAGGGGAGGGCGGTGTCTGTTCTCATCACTGTGCCCTGTGGCCGGTGCACTGAGCGCCTGCCACTACCTCAGACCCCACGGCAGCCGCCCTGAGCCGCAGTCCGAGGAGGGCTGTCTTCCTGTTTCAGGGGTGGCCTCGCCGCCTCTGGgacctctgcctgtgtcccctgaTCAGGACCAGCCGGGGATGCCGCGGTGCCCGATCTCTCTCAGCTTAACCTACTCTCCTGTGCACCCCCAGGctcagtggggaggaggaggaggtgaatcCCACCCAGCAGACCTCACTGCATGAGCAGCGTGTCACCCTCTCCAGTGGCCAGGACCTCTCT
Above is a window of Lemur catta isolate mLemCat1 chromosome 16, mLemCat1.pri, whole genome shotgun sequence DNA encoding:
- the LOC123621924 gene encoding putative neuroblastoma breakpoint family member 5, producing MAGSLCSLSRQRAQMDIWEQNRELRSQLVEAKQQVLDLREKLNISESTAFSLANQLQKYKCGKFRDVLESVLGVRLDFWEEEWAEMPTLEDKLR